TGCTGTTCGCCGGCACATGGCCCGCCTGTCCCCAGATCTCCCCGCCCACCTCGGAGAAATACTTCATGAACTTGGCTGCGGCTTCCTGCTTCTCCGGCGTTACGTAAGACGGGATGACCAGCGTATGGGAGCTGCCCCAATGCGTCTGGCTGCCGAAGATCGAAGGCAGCGGCATAGCGCCGATGTGCAGCGATTCATCTCCCAGCAGCAGCCCCGCTTCCCAGACCCCGCCGAACCAGAAGGCGGCTTTACCGTTGTGGAAGGTATCCCACGGCGTTTTGTCGTTGAGATCGGCATATTTTTTATTGAAGACATCCATATAGAAGTTCAGTACATCCAGCGCCTGCGGATTGTTGATGCTCGCCTTGGTCATCTCCGGATTGAGCAGCTCGCCGCCTGCTTCATAGTACAGATTGAGGAACGGCTCCTGGAAATACGGGGTGTTCACCGCCATCGCCTGGACATCCGGCACCTTGGCCTGAATCTCGGAGAGTGTCTTCTCGAAGCCTGCCGGGGTCATATCGTCCAGCTTGGGCGTGCCGTCCTCCTTCAGCAGATTGGCCTTCTCCAGAATGTCCTTGTTGTAGTAGAACATGTGGAAATGGGTATCCAGCGGCACCGCGTAAGGCTTGCCGTCATAGGAGACGCTCTTGATATTGGACTCGGAGATCTGCTTCAGATCGAACCCGGCCTTGGAGGCCAACTCATCCACCGGCACAATCTGCTGGGCCTTCACGAACGGCGAGATCCGCTCCACGTGGGCCACTGCAACATCCGGGCCTTTGGAGGAAGACAGCGCCGTGCCAAGCTTCGCATAGTACTCATTGGATTCCAGCCGGAGCTGCTTCACCTTCACCTCTTGCTGCGAGTCGTTGAAGCCCTTGATAATCTGGTCTACGAACTCCCCTTCCCCGCCGCCGAACATATTCCAGAAGGAGATCTCCACCGGACTGCCGCTTGCGCTCTCTGTTGCTGCGGGCCCGTTCGATGCCTTAGCCCCTCCGTTCTCTGTATTTCCGGAAGAGCATCCCTGCAGGACCAGCGCCAGCGCCAGCCCGCCCGTTACCACACTTGTTAAGCCTTGTTTCATATTCATCTGTACAACCCTCTTCTCCGTAAAGTTTGTGCCGCGAAAGCCGCCATCGCTTGATGTAAGGGCTTTCTTGTCTCTAACTCTACCGCGAACAGTGCTCTGCTTGAACCGACAAACCGCCGCTCCTTGGTGAACAAACGACAGATTTTAACCGGGCCGGAAGCCCGGAGAGGTAGACGATCTTACGGAGGGTGGAGAATCGACAGGTGGTGAATCTGGGGCTGCACATACAAAAAGGGACCCCTGCTGAGGTCCCCATGAACTAGCTATTAATTTACTTTAAAATTGTCAAAGCTGACGCTGTTGCCGAAGCCGCCGCGCACCCCAACCGTGCCTGAAGTAAAGACGGCATCATTCTTGTCAATCTTGGGCACCGTCATATCGCCGACATAGACCTTAATGTTGCCGTTATTGACCACGACCTTCATATGATACCAGGTGTTCACGGCAATCGGGGTATTAACAGTCTGCAGCGAGGTCCAGTTATTATTGAACCGCCCAAGCCACACCTCACCGGCAGAATCGATGCCCGCCGCATAGCCCTTTTG
This region of Paenibacillus sp. FSL K6-1096 genomic DNA includes:
- a CDS encoding ABC transporter substrate-binding protein, giving the protein MNMKQGLTSVVTGGLALALVLQGCSSGNTENGGAKASNGPAATESASGSPVEISFWNMFGGGEGEFVDQIIKGFNDSQQEVKVKQLRLESNEYYAKLGTALSSSKGPDVAVAHVERISPFVKAQQIVPVDELASKAGFDLKQISESNIKSVSYDGKPYAVPLDTHFHMFYYNKDILEKANLLKEDGTPKLDDMTPAGFEKTLSEIQAKVPDVQAMAVNTPYFQEPFLNLYYEAGGELLNPEMTKASINNPQALDVLNFYMDVFNKKYADLNDKTPWDTFHNGKAAFWFGGVWEAGLLLGDESLHIGAMPLPSIFGSQTHWGSSHTLVIPSYVTPEKQEAAAKFMKYFSEVGGEIWGQAGHVPANSKITESDAYKSLPYRSEFIEAQKTVKFAPPTDKYTTIITTISEGLQNIIFGSETPEDGLAKLEKQINEVLEN